From Cellulosimicrobium cellulans, the proteins below share one genomic window:
- a CDS encoding GH32 C-terminal domain-containing protein, protein MDQRGFYQPTDAWVGDVIPWQEDGVFHLFYLHETRRAPKDGMPWHRVLTENLVDFHDAGAALASGGPSAADFNVYTGSIVLDSAGTHHAFYTGQNPARVGADGRPLQVVMHATSRDGMRSWHGRPEDTFGATAGYETGDWRDPFVLWDAEAGLWRMLITARHDHGPERRRGVIAQCVSRDLSTWEAAAPFWDPRRYIAHECPEVFQWGEWWYLVYSEFSDAFTTRYRMARSLEGPWLVPEHDTLDGRAYYAAKSAERDGRRFFFGWIASREGGTDDGAWQWAGTMSVLEAEQREDGTLTFHPTQEQRGTFVDPVDVVPAGTTLTAPDGHVSVLSPEDAPDAFRLTARFDVAAGTRELGLLLRASADGDEGYVLRLEPPRQRLVLDRWPRRQTGTEQWQISGDVPFAVELERPCAIGPGVHELEVIVDGDLCVATVDDATVLSTRLYDRPGGRVGAFVGEGTAALIRVSLATPGERAPARELDDATALGDDVLATAT, encoded by the coding sequence ATGGACCAGCGAGGGTTCTACCAGCCGACCGACGCCTGGGTGGGGGACGTCATCCCCTGGCAGGAGGACGGTGTCTTCCACCTCTTCTACCTGCACGAGACGCGCCGCGCGCCGAAGGACGGCATGCCGTGGCACCGGGTCCTCACCGAGAACCTCGTCGACTTCCACGACGCCGGGGCGGCGCTCGCCTCGGGTGGCCCGTCCGCGGCGGACTTCAACGTCTACACGGGCAGCATCGTGCTGGACTCCGCGGGGACGCACCACGCGTTCTACACCGGGCAGAACCCGGCCCGCGTCGGCGCGGACGGGCGGCCGCTCCAGGTGGTGATGCACGCGACGAGCCGCGACGGCATGCGGTCCTGGCACGGCCGCCCGGAGGACACCTTCGGCGCGACGGCCGGCTACGAGACCGGGGACTGGCGGGACCCGTTCGTGCTCTGGGACGCCGAGGCCGGGCTCTGGCGCATGCTGATCACCGCCCGGCACGACCACGGGCCCGAGCGTCGTCGAGGTGTGATCGCCCAGTGCGTGTCGCGCGACCTCTCCACCTGGGAGGCGGCCGCGCCGTTCTGGGACCCACGCCGGTACATCGCTCACGAGTGCCCCGAGGTGTTCCAGTGGGGTGAGTGGTGGTACCTCGTCTACTCGGAGTTCAGCGACGCCTTCACCACGCGCTACCGGATGGCTCGCAGCCTGGAGGGCCCGTGGCTCGTGCCGGAGCACGACACGCTCGACGGGCGCGCGTACTACGCCGCCAAGTCCGCGGAGCGCGACGGGCGCCGGTTCTTCTTCGGGTGGATCGCCTCGCGCGAGGGCGGCACCGACGACGGAGCGTGGCAGTGGGCCGGCACGATGTCCGTGCTCGAGGCCGAGCAGCGCGAGGACGGCACCCTCACCTTCCACCCCACCCAGGAGCAGCGCGGCACGTTCGTCGACCCGGTGGACGTCGTCCCCGCCGGGACGACGCTCACCGCCCCCGACGGGCACGTGAGCGTCCTCTCCCCCGAGGACGCGCCGGACGCGTTCCGGCTCACCGCCCGGTTCGACGTCGCCGCGGGCACCCGGGAGCTCGGACTGCTCCTGCGCGCGAGCGCGGACGGCGACGAGGGGTACGTGCTGCGCCTCGAGCCGCCCCGCCAGCGCCTGGTCCTGGACCGGTGGCCACGCCGGCAGACCGGCACCGAGCAGTGGCAGATCTCCGGCGACGTGCCGTTCGCCGTCGAGCTCGAGCGCCCGTGCGCGATCGGACCCGGCGTGCACGAGCTCGAGGTCATCGTCGACGGCGACCTGTGCGTCGCCACGGTGGACGACGCGACGGTGCTGAGCACCCGTCTGTACGACCGGCCCGGAGGCCGCGTGGGGGCCTTCGTCGGCGAGGGCACCGCAGCGCTGATCCGCGTCTCGCTCGCCACCCCGGGCGAACGTGCCCCGGCGCGAGAGCTCGACGACGCCACCGCCCTCGGCGACGACGTGCTCGCCACGGCGACGTAG
- a CDS encoding ABC transporter substrate-binding protein — MAIRKRTAALLAAAVTTALALTGCAGGTGGADPTDVNPEGEIEPREISWLLSRPADGGVITAMEQIADEYAAEHPGFSLNLITTPDRPSYIQKYETLAAANKLPELFDTDATPFAQKLASQDRMIDVDALLDDLGLAEDYREAALGYQRFDDGSLYMVPFEFQLEFFWYNTALFEKAGVTVPATLDDFPQLCRDLRAQGITPIALDGQDQWPLERYMAYYPFRMAGPEYVQDLKNGDASFADPAGVAAAEWLSELGEAGCFQEGFSSTGYADAQALFTSGKAAVYNIGTWELGNLATEALDPGVRDDVDYFTLPTVDGAVTTDDEYVTPSGIGMAVNAQTYDPLVRDFLKFALERYPEIYATTGAISPTTTVQTTVPADATPLYSRAVEQADTVGPKIAMPWDTQLDPATNTRLQQELTLLVQGDITPEEFVTTMDATLRENIDG; from the coding sequence ATGGCCATCAGGAAGCGCACCGCAGCACTCCTCGCCGCCGCCGTGACCACCGCCCTCGCGCTCACCGGGTGCGCCGGCGGTACCGGTGGTGCCGACCCGACCGACGTGAACCCCGAGGGGGAGATCGAACCTCGCGAGATCTCCTGGCTCCTCTCGCGACCCGCCGACGGTGGCGTGATCACCGCGATGGAGCAGATCGCCGACGAGTACGCGGCCGAGCACCCGGGATTCTCGCTGAACCTCATCACCACGCCGGACCGGCCGTCGTACATCCAGAAGTACGAGACCCTCGCGGCCGCGAACAAGCTCCCGGAGCTCTTCGACACCGACGCCACGCCCTTCGCGCAGAAGCTCGCGAGCCAGGACCGGATGATCGACGTCGACGCGCTGCTCGACGACCTCGGGCTGGCCGAGGACTACCGCGAAGCGGCGCTGGGCTATCAGCGGTTCGACGACGGTTCGCTGTACATGGTGCCGTTCGAGTTCCAGCTCGAGTTCTTCTGGTACAACACCGCGCTGTTCGAGAAGGCTGGCGTCACGGTCCCCGCGACGCTCGACGACTTCCCGCAGCTGTGCCGGGACCTGCGTGCCCAGGGCATCACACCGATCGCGCTCGACGGCCAGGACCAGTGGCCGCTCGAGCGGTACATGGCGTACTACCCGTTCCGCATGGCCGGGCCGGAGTACGTGCAGGACCTCAAGAACGGCGACGCGTCGTTCGCCGACCCCGCCGGCGTCGCCGCCGCCGAGTGGCTGTCCGAGCTCGGGGAGGCCGGGTGCTTCCAGGAGGGCTTCTCCTCCACGGGCTACGCCGACGCCCAGGCGCTGTTCACCTCGGGGAAGGCCGCCGTCTACAACATCGGGACCTGGGAGCTCGGCAACCTCGCGACCGAGGCGCTCGACCCGGGGGTGCGCGACGACGTGGACTACTTCACCCTCCCGACGGTCGACGGCGCCGTCACCACGGACGACGAGTACGTCACGCCGTCCGGTATCGGCATGGCGGTCAACGCCCAGACGTACGACCCCCTGGTCCGCGACTTCCTGAAGTTCGCGCTCGAGCGGTACCCCGAGATCTACGCGACCACGGGTGCGATCTCTCCGACGACGACCGTGCAGACCACGGTCCCCGCCGACGCGACCCCCCTGTACTCGCGCGCGGTCGAGCAGGCGGACACGGTCGGGCCGAAGATCGCGATGCCCTGGGACACCCAGCTCGACCCGGCCACCAACACCCGGCTCCAGCAGGAGCTGACGCTGCTGGTCCAGGGCGACATCACTCCCGAGGAGTTCGTGACGACCATGGACGCGACGCTGCGGGAGAACATCGATGGCTGA